In Chanodichthys erythropterus isolate Z2021 chromosome 9, ASM2448905v1, whole genome shotgun sequence, a genomic segment contains:
- the LOC137027410 gene encoding uncharacterized protein, whose protein sequence is MTARVYWSSAVLLYLCACLSTADAGVAVKPAVKLPESSVMAAAKPPVKFVARLFKPPVVTATRPPVKPAAEPPKPLVMAAAEPPVKSVVEPAKPPVMPATEPPKPLVMVAAKPPVMPAAEPPKPPVMAAAEPPVKPVVEPAKPPVMPAAEPPKPLVMVAAKPPVMAAAEPPVKPVVEPAKPPVMPATKPPVMPATKPPVMAAAKPPVKPVVEPAKPPVMPAAEPPKPLVMVAAKPPVMAAEPPVKPVIEPAKPPVMPATKPPVMAAAEPPVKPVVEPAKPPVMPAAEPPKPLVMAAAEPPVKPVVEPAKPPVMPAAEPPKPLVMAAAEPPVKPVVEPAKPPVMVAAKPPVMVASKPPVKLVARLLKTPVKPVAEPPKPQVRPAAKQ, encoded by the exons ATGACCGCTCGAGTGTACTGGTCGAGTGCTGTTTTATTGTATCTATGTGCATGTTTGAGCACAGCAGACGCTGGAGTTGCAG TGAAGCCTGCTGTCAAACTGCCCGAGTCTTCTGTGATGGCTGCTGCAAAGCCTCCAGTGAAGTTTGTTGCCAGACTGTTCAAACCTCCAGTGGTGACTGCCACCAGGCCCCCAGTAAAGCCTGCTGCCGAGCCTCCCAAGCCTCTGGTGATGGCTGCTGCTGAGCCTCCAGTGAAGTCTGTAGTCGAACCAGCCAAGCCTCCAGTGATGCCTGCCACTGAGCCTCCCAAGCCTCTGGTGATGGTTGCCGCCAAGCCTCCAGTGATGCCTGCCGCCGAGCCTCCCAAGCCTCCGGTGATGGCTGCTGCTgagcctccagtgaagcctgtaGTCGAACCAGCCAAGCCTCCAGTGATGCCTGCCGCTGAGCCTCCCAAGCCTCTGGTGATGGTTGCCGCCAAGCCTCCGGTGATGGCTGCTGCCgagcctccagtgaagcctgtaGTCGAACCAGCCAAGCCTCCAGTGATGCCGGCCACCAAGCCTCCGGTGATGCCGGCCACCAAGCCTCCGGTGATGGCTGCTgccaagcctccagtgaagcctgtaGTCGAACCAGCCAAGCCTCCAGTGATGCCTGCCGCTGAGCCTCCCAAGCCTCTGGTGATGGTTGCCGCCAAGCCTCCGGTGATGGCTGCAGAGCCTCCAGTAAAGCCTGTCATCGAACCAGCCAAGCCTCCAGTGATGCCGGCCACCAAGCCTCCGGTGATGGCTGCTGCCgagcctccagtgaagcctgtaGTCGAACCAGCCAAGCCTCCAGTGATGCCTGCCGCCGAGCCTCCCAAGCCTCTGGTGATGGCTGCTGCCgagcctccagtgaagcctgtaGTCGAACCAGCCAAGCCTCCAGTGATGCCTGCCGCCGAGCCTCCCAAGCCTCTGGTGATGGCTGCTGCCgagcctccagtgaagcctgtaGTCGAACCAGCCAAGCCTCCGGTGATGGTTGCCGCCAAGCCTCCAGTGATGGTTGCCtccaagcctccagtgaagctTGTTGCCAGATTGCTCAAAACTCCGGTAAAGCCTGTTGCTGAACCACCCAAGCCTCAAGTGAGGCCTGCGGccaagcaatga
- the LOC137027411 gene encoding uncharacterized protein: MAAAKPPVKLVARLFKPPVVTATRPPVKPAAEPPKPLVIVAAEPPLKPVVEPAKPPVKPVVEPARPPVPAAEPPKRPVMAAAEPPVKPVVEPAKPPVMPAAEPPKPLVMVAAKPPVMPAAEPPKPPVMVAAKPPVMAAVEPPVKPVVEPAKPPVMPAAEPPRPLVMVAAKPPVMPAAEPPKPPVMVAAKPPVMAAVEPPVKPVVEPAKPPVMPAAEPPKPLVMVAAKPPVMPAAEPPKPPVMVAAKPPVMAAVEPPVKPVVEPAKPPVMPAAEPPKRPVMAAAEPPVKPVVEPAKPSVMPAAEPPKPLVMVAAKPPVMAAVEPPVKPVVEPAKPPVMPVAEPPKPQLRPAAKQWHFPLTK; encoded by the coding sequence ATGGCTGCTGCAAAGCCTCCAGTGAAGCTTGTTGCCAGACTGTTCAAACCTCCAGTGGTGACCGCCACCAGGCCCCCAGTAAAGCCTGCTGCTGAGCCTCCCAAGCCTCTGGTGATAGTGGCTGCTGAGCCTCCACTGAAGCCTGTCGTCGAACCAgccaagcctccagtgaagcctgtaGTTGAACCAGCCAGGCCTCCAGTGCCTGCCGCTGAGCCTCCCAAGCGTCCGGTGATGGCTGCTGCCgagcctccagtgaagcctgtaGTCGAACCAGCCAAGCCTCCAGTGATGCCTGCCGCTGAGCCTCCCAAGCCTCTGGTGATGGTTGCCGCCAAGCCTCCAGTAATGCCTGCCGCTGAGCCTCCCAAGCCTCCGGTGATGGTTGCCGCCAAGCCTCCAGTGATGGCTGCTGTTgagcctccagtgaagcctgtaGTCGAACCAGCCAAGCCTCCAGTGATGCCTGCCGCTGAGCCTCCCAGGCCTCTGGTGATGGTTGCCGCCAAGCCTCCAGTAATGCCTGCCGCTGAGCCTCCCAAGCCTCCGGTGATGGTTGCCGCCAAGCCTCCAGTGATGGCTGCTGTTGAGCCTCCAGTAAAGCCTGTAGTCGAACCAGCCAAGCCTCCAGTGATGCCTGCCGCTGAGCCTCCCAAGCCTCTGGTGATGGTTGCCGCCAAGCCTCCAGTAATGCCTGCCGCTGAGCCTCCCAAGCCTCCGGTGATGGTTGCCGCCAAGCCTCCAGTGATGGCTGCTGTTgagcctccagtgaagcctgtaGTCGAACCAGCCAAGCCTCCAGTGATGCCTGCCGCTGAGCCTCCCAAGCGTCCGGTGATGGCTGCTGCCgagcctccagtgaagcctgtaGTCGAACCAGCCAAGCCTTCAGTGATGCCTGCCGCTGAGCCTCCCAAGCCTCTGGTGATGGTTGCCGCCAAGCCTCCAGTGATGGCTGCTGTTgagcctccagtgaagcctgtaGTCGAACCAGCCAAGCCTCCGGTGATGCCTGTCGCTGAACCACCCAAGCCTCAATTGAGGCCTGCAGCCAAGCAATGGCATTTCCCTCTTAccaaataa
- the LOC137027412 gene encoding uncharacterized protein — MAQWQASMDAWAVRRRYTGSLAAGLTGGLGGSAAGLTGGLGGSAAGLTGGLGGSATGLTGGLNSLATGFTGGLNSLATSFTGGLGAAIFTVGLGAAIFTGGLGAAIFTGGLAGSAAGVTGGLGAAIFTGGLAGSAAGVTGGLAGSAAGVTGGLAGSAAGVTGGLAGSAAGVTGGLAGSAAGVTGGLAGSAAGVTGGLAGSAAGVTGGLAGSAAGVTGGLAGSAAGVTGGLAGSAAGVTGGLAGSAAGVTGGLAGSAAGVTGGLAGSAAGVTGGLAGSAAGVTGGLAGSAAGVTGGLAGSAAGVTGSLAAVFTGGLNSLETSLTGGLAADITAWIQIVSISISFAAFNLIYTAQIMNGTFYVTIHSVK, encoded by the coding sequence ATGGCTCAGTGGCAGGCTTCAATGGATGCTTGGGCAGTTCGGCGACGTTACACGGGAAGCTTGGCAGCAGGCCTCACCGGAGGCTTAGGCGGTTCGGCAGCAGGCCTCACCGGAGGCTTAGGCGGTTCGGCAGCAGGCCTCACCGGAGGCTTAGGCGGTTCGGCAACAGGCCTCACCGGAGGCTTGAACAGTCTGGCAACAGGCTTCACCGGAGGCTTGAACAGTCTGGCAACAAGCTTCACCGGAGGCCTGGGGGCAGCCATATTCACCGTAGGCCTGGGGGCAGCCATATTCACCGGAGGCCTGGGGGCAGCCATATTCACCGGAGGCTTGGCCGGTTCGGCGGCAGGCGTCACCGGAGGCCTGGGGGCAGCCATATTCACCGGAGGCTTGGCCGGTTCGGCGGCAGGCGTCACCGGAGGCTTGGCCGGTTCGGCGGCAGGCGTCACCGGAGGCTTGGCCGGTTCGGCGGCAGGCGTCACCGGAGGCTTGGCCGGTTCGGCGGCAGGCGTCACCGGAGGCTTGGCCGGTTCGGCGGCAGGCGTCACCGGAGGCTTGGCCGGTTCGGCGGCAGGCGTCACCGGAGGCTTGGCCGGTTCGGCGGCAGGCGTCACCGGAGGCTTGGCCGGTTCGGCGGCAGGCGTCACCGGAGGCTTGGCCGGTTCGGCGGCAGGCGTCACCGGAGGCTTGGCCGGTTCGGCGGCAGGCGTCACCGGAGGCTTGGCCGGTTCGGCGGCAGGCGTCACCGGAGGCTTGGCCGGTTCGGCGGCAGGCGTCACCGGAGGCTTGGCCGGTTCGGCGGCAGGCGTCACCGGAGGCTTGGCCGGTTCGGCGGCAGGCGTCACCGGAGGCTTGGCCGGTTCGGCGGCAGGCGTCACCGGAGGCTTGGCCGGTTCGGCGGCAGGCGTCACCGGAAGCCTAGCAGCGGTCTTCACTGGAGGCTTGAATAGTCTGGAAACAAGCCTCACTGGAGGCTTGGCAGCAGACATCACTGCATGGATACAGATAGTTAGCATTAGTATATCCTTCGCAGCATTCAATCTCATATATACAGCACAGATCATGAATGGCACGTTTTACGTTACAATTCACTCTGTAAAGTAA